One window of the Suricata suricatta isolate VVHF042 chromosome 7, meerkat_22Aug2017_6uvM2_HiC, whole genome shotgun sequence genome contains the following:
- the LOC115296857 gene encoding zinc finger and SCAN domain-containing protein 23-like isoform X4 yields the protein MATTSVLRAPEMQEGHPAVKVEEEEGACASGQESGPPRDHPHTRELFRRRFRHFCYQETPGPREALHQLRELCRQWLSPETRTKEQILELLVLEQFLTILPAELQAWVREQHPESGEQAVAALEDLERELDEPGEQVEEGGPEVPACACEREASVQEEAGRGAAQPSSSGRLPTEEEPRQCRSRQGCSLREIGDETGAWKVQSAPKRELSKEKKCLVEASEKLNGDTLQMAGCADECERPRAGSSAERPYGCAECGKSFTQNAILIEHQRTHTGERPYGCAACGRAFSQRSGLFQHQRLHTGEKRYQCAVCGKAFSQNAGLFHHLRIHTGERPFQCSQCRKSFSRRSVLIKHQRIHTGERPYECEDCGKNFIYHCNLVQHRKVHPGASAAGPLQQAHRSKGTRIRE from the exons ATGGCCACAACCTCGGTCCTTCGGGCTCCAGAAATGCAGGAAGGACATCCGGCAGTAaaggtggaagaggaagagggggccTGTGCCTCTGGGCAGGAGTCTGGCCCGCCGAGAGACCACCCTCACACCAGAGAGCTCTTTCGTAGACGCTTCAGGCACTTCTGCTACCAGGAGACCCCCGGGCCCCGCGAGGCGCTGCACCAGCTCCGGGAGCTGTGCCGCCAGTGGCTGAGCCCGGAAACACGCACCAAGGAGCAGATCCTAGAGCTGCTGGTGCTGGAGCAGTTCCTGACCATCCTGCCCGCGGAGCTCCAGGCCTGGGTGCGGGAGCAGCACCCGGAGAGCGGGGAGCAGGCGGTGGCCGCGCTGGAGGACCTGGAGAGGGAGCTGGACGAGCCGGGAGAGCAGGTGGAAGAGGGGGGACCAGAG GTCCCAGCCTGTGCCTGTGAACGGGAAGCGTCAGTGCAGGAGGAGGCAGGCCGGGGAGCAGCCCAGCCCTCGTCCAGCGGCCGCCTCCCAACCGAGGAGGAGCCGCGTCAGTGCCGTTCGAGGCAGGGGTGCTCGCTGCGGGAGATCG GGGATGAGACTGGGGCGTGGAAGGTGCAGTCAGCCCCGAAGAGGGAGCtctctaaagaaaagaaatgtctggTGGAAGCTTCTGAGAAACTGAACGGCGATACCCTTCAGATGGCTGGGTGTGCAGACGAGTGTGAGAGGCCGCGGGCCGGCTCCTCGGCGGAGAGACCCTACGGCTGTGCCGAGTGTGGGAAGAGCTTCACCCAGAACGCCATCCTGATCGAGCACCAGAGGACCCACACTGGGGAGAGGCCCTACGGCTGTGCCGCGTGCGGGCGGGCCTTCAGCCAGCGCTCGGGCCTGTTCCAGCACCAGAGGCTCCACACTGGCGAGAAGCGCTACCAGTGCGCCGTCTGTGGCAAAGCGTTCAGCCAGAACGCGGGGCTCTTCCACCACCTCCGGATCCACACGGGGGAGAGGCCCTTCCAGTGCAGCCAGTGCAGGAAGAGCTTCAGCCGGCGCTCTGTCCTCATCAAGCATCAGcgaattcacactggagaaaggcctTACGAGTGTGAAGACTGTGGCAAGAACTTCATTTATCACTGCAACCTCGTCCAGCATCGGAAGGTCCACCCTGGGGCGAGCGCTGCTGGCCCCCTGCAGCAG GCGCACAGAAGCAAGGGCACGAGGATAAGggagtga
- the LOC115296857 gene encoding zinc finger and SCAN domain-containing protein 23-like isoform X3 has product MATTSVLRAPEMQEGHPAVKVEEEEGACASGQESGPPRDHPHTRELFRRRFRHFCYQETPGPREALHQLRELCRQWLSPETRTKEQILELLVLEQFLTILPAELQAWVREQHPESGEQAVAALEDLERELDEPGEQVEEGGPEVPACACEREASVQEEAGRGAAQPSSSGRLPTEEEPRQCRSRQGCSLREIGDETGAWKVQSAPKRELSKEKKCLVEASEKLNGDTLQMAGCADECERPRAGSSAERPYGCAECGKSFTQNAILIEHQRTHTGERPYGCAACGRAFSQRSGLFQHQRLHTGEKRYQCAVCGKAFSQNAGLFHHLRIHTGERPFQCSQCRKSFSRRSVLIKHQRIHTGERPYECEDCGKNFIYHCNLVQHRKVHPGASAAGPLQQMIWSKWRMREKVFPQ; this is encoded by the exons ATGGCCACAACCTCGGTCCTTCGGGCTCCAGAAATGCAGGAAGGACATCCGGCAGTAaaggtggaagaggaagagggggccTGTGCCTCTGGGCAGGAGTCTGGCCCGCCGAGAGACCACCCTCACACCAGAGAGCTCTTTCGTAGACGCTTCAGGCACTTCTGCTACCAGGAGACCCCCGGGCCCCGCGAGGCGCTGCACCAGCTCCGGGAGCTGTGCCGCCAGTGGCTGAGCCCGGAAACACGCACCAAGGAGCAGATCCTAGAGCTGCTGGTGCTGGAGCAGTTCCTGACCATCCTGCCCGCGGAGCTCCAGGCCTGGGTGCGGGAGCAGCACCCGGAGAGCGGGGAGCAGGCGGTGGCCGCGCTGGAGGACCTGGAGAGGGAGCTGGACGAGCCGGGAGAGCAGGTGGAAGAGGGGGGACCAGAG GTCCCAGCCTGTGCCTGTGAACGGGAAGCGTCAGTGCAGGAGGAGGCAGGCCGGGGAGCAGCCCAGCCCTCGTCCAGCGGCCGCCTCCCAACCGAGGAGGAGCCGCGTCAGTGCCGTTCGAGGCAGGGGTGCTCGCTGCGGGAGATCG GGGATGAGACTGGGGCGTGGAAGGTGCAGTCAGCCCCGAAGAGGGAGCtctctaaagaaaagaaatgtctggTGGAAGCTTCTGAGAAACTGAACGGCGATACCCTTCAGATGGCTGGGTGTGCAGACGAGTGTGAGAGGCCGCGGGCCGGCTCCTCGGCGGAGAGACCCTACGGCTGTGCCGAGTGTGGGAAGAGCTTCACCCAGAACGCCATCCTGATCGAGCACCAGAGGACCCACACTGGGGAGAGGCCCTACGGCTGTGCCGCGTGCGGGCGGGCCTTCAGCCAGCGCTCGGGCCTGTTCCAGCACCAGAGGCTCCACACTGGCGAGAAGCGCTACCAGTGCGCCGTCTGTGGCAAAGCGTTCAGCCAGAACGCGGGGCTCTTCCACCACCTCCGGATCCACACGGGGGAGAGGCCCTTCCAGTGCAGCCAGTGCAGGAAGAGCTTCAGCCGGCGCTCTGTCCTCATCAAGCATCAGcgaattcacactggagaaaggcctTACGAGTGTGAAGACTGTGGCAAGAACTTCATTTATCACTGCAACCTCGTCCAGCATCGGAAGGTCCACCCTGGGGCGAGCGCTGCTGGCCCCCTGCAGCAG ATGATTTGGTCAAaatggagaatgagagagaaggtaTTTCCACAGTAG
- the LOC115296857 gene encoding zinc finger and SCAN domain-containing protein 23-like isoform X5, giving the protein MATTSVLRAPEMQEGHPAVKVEEEEGACASGQESGPPRDHPHTRELFRRRFRHFCYQETPGPREALHQLRELCRQWLSPETRTKEQILELLVLEQFLTILPAELQAWVREQHPESGEQAVAALEDLERELDEPGEQVEEGGPEVPACACEREASVQEEAGRGAAQPSSSGRLPTEEEPRQCRSRQGCSLREIGDETGAWKVQSAPKRELSKEKKCLVEASEKLNGDTLQMAGCADECERPRAGSSAERPYGCAECGKSFTQNAILIEHQRTHTGERPYGCAACGRAFSQRSGLFQHQRLHTGEKRYQCAVCGKAFSQNAGLFHHLRIHTGERPFQCSQCRKSFSRRSVLIKHQRIHTGERPYECEDCGKNFIYHCNLVQHRKVHPGASAAGPLQQRQRETA; this is encoded by the exons ATGGCCACAACCTCGGTCCTTCGGGCTCCAGAAATGCAGGAAGGACATCCGGCAGTAaaggtggaagaggaagagggggccTGTGCCTCTGGGCAGGAGTCTGGCCCGCCGAGAGACCACCCTCACACCAGAGAGCTCTTTCGTAGACGCTTCAGGCACTTCTGCTACCAGGAGACCCCCGGGCCCCGCGAGGCGCTGCACCAGCTCCGGGAGCTGTGCCGCCAGTGGCTGAGCCCGGAAACACGCACCAAGGAGCAGATCCTAGAGCTGCTGGTGCTGGAGCAGTTCCTGACCATCCTGCCCGCGGAGCTCCAGGCCTGGGTGCGGGAGCAGCACCCGGAGAGCGGGGAGCAGGCGGTGGCCGCGCTGGAGGACCTGGAGAGGGAGCTGGACGAGCCGGGAGAGCAGGTGGAAGAGGGGGGACCAGAG GTCCCAGCCTGTGCCTGTGAACGGGAAGCGTCAGTGCAGGAGGAGGCAGGCCGGGGAGCAGCCCAGCCCTCGTCCAGCGGCCGCCTCCCAACCGAGGAGGAGCCGCGTCAGTGCCGTTCGAGGCAGGGGTGCTCGCTGCGGGAGATCG GGGATGAGACTGGGGCGTGGAAGGTGCAGTCAGCCCCGAAGAGGGAGCtctctaaagaaaagaaatgtctggTGGAAGCTTCTGAGAAACTGAACGGCGATACCCTTCAGATGGCTGGGTGTGCAGACGAGTGTGAGAGGCCGCGGGCCGGCTCCTCGGCGGAGAGACCCTACGGCTGTGCCGAGTGTGGGAAGAGCTTCACCCAGAACGCCATCCTGATCGAGCACCAGAGGACCCACACTGGGGAGAGGCCCTACGGCTGTGCCGCGTGCGGGCGGGCCTTCAGCCAGCGCTCGGGCCTGTTCCAGCACCAGAGGCTCCACACTGGCGAGAAGCGCTACCAGTGCGCCGTCTGTGGCAAAGCGTTCAGCCAGAACGCGGGGCTCTTCCACCACCTCCGGATCCACACGGGGGAGAGGCCCTTCCAGTGCAGCCAGTGCAGGAAGAGCTTCAGCCGGCGCTCTGTCCTCATCAAGCATCAGcgaattcacactggagaaaggcctTACGAGTGTGAAGACTGTGGCAAGAACTTCATTTATCACTGCAACCTCGTCCAGCATCGGAAGGTCCACCCTGGGGCGAGCGCTGCTGGCCCCCTGCAGCAG agacagagagagacagcgtga
- the LOC115296857 gene encoding zinc finger and SCAN domain-containing protein 23-like isoform X2 → MATTSVLRAPEMQEGHPAVKVEEEEGACASGQESGPPRDHPHTRELFRRRFRHFCYQETPGPREALHQLRELCRQWLSPETRTKEQILELLVLEQFLTILPAELQAWVREQHPESGEQAVAALEDLERELDEPGEQVEEGGPEVPACACEREASVQEEAGRGAAQPSSSGRLPTEEEPRQCRSRQGCSLREIGDETGAWKVQSAPKRELSKEKKCLVEASEKLNGDTLQMAGCADECERPRAGSSAERPYGCAECGKSFTQNAILIEHQRTHTGERPYGCAACGRAFSQRSGLFQHQRLHTGEKRYQCAVCGKAFSQNAGLFHHLRIHTGERPFQCSQCRKSFSRRSVLIKHQRIHTGERPYECEDCGKNFIYHCNLVQHRKVHPGASAAGPLQQAHPCWKHRSSFTKAAMASA, encoded by the exons ATGGCCACAACCTCGGTCCTTCGGGCTCCAGAAATGCAGGAAGGACATCCGGCAGTAaaggtggaagaggaagagggggccTGTGCCTCTGGGCAGGAGTCTGGCCCGCCGAGAGACCACCCTCACACCAGAGAGCTCTTTCGTAGACGCTTCAGGCACTTCTGCTACCAGGAGACCCCCGGGCCCCGCGAGGCGCTGCACCAGCTCCGGGAGCTGTGCCGCCAGTGGCTGAGCCCGGAAACACGCACCAAGGAGCAGATCCTAGAGCTGCTGGTGCTGGAGCAGTTCCTGACCATCCTGCCCGCGGAGCTCCAGGCCTGGGTGCGGGAGCAGCACCCGGAGAGCGGGGAGCAGGCGGTGGCCGCGCTGGAGGACCTGGAGAGGGAGCTGGACGAGCCGGGAGAGCAGGTGGAAGAGGGGGGACCAGAG GTCCCAGCCTGTGCCTGTGAACGGGAAGCGTCAGTGCAGGAGGAGGCAGGCCGGGGAGCAGCCCAGCCCTCGTCCAGCGGCCGCCTCCCAACCGAGGAGGAGCCGCGTCAGTGCCGTTCGAGGCAGGGGTGCTCGCTGCGGGAGATCG GGGATGAGACTGGGGCGTGGAAGGTGCAGTCAGCCCCGAAGAGGGAGCtctctaaagaaaagaaatgtctggTGGAAGCTTCTGAGAAACTGAACGGCGATACCCTTCAGATGGCTGGGTGTGCAGACGAGTGTGAGAGGCCGCGGGCCGGCTCCTCGGCGGAGAGACCCTACGGCTGTGCCGAGTGTGGGAAGAGCTTCACCCAGAACGCCATCCTGATCGAGCACCAGAGGACCCACACTGGGGAGAGGCCCTACGGCTGTGCCGCGTGCGGGCGGGCCTTCAGCCAGCGCTCGGGCCTGTTCCAGCACCAGAGGCTCCACACTGGCGAGAAGCGCTACCAGTGCGCCGTCTGTGGCAAAGCGTTCAGCCAGAACGCGGGGCTCTTCCACCACCTCCGGATCCACACGGGGGAGAGGCCCTTCCAGTGCAGCCAGTGCAGGAAGAGCTTCAGCCGGCGCTCTGTCCTCATCAAGCATCAGcgaattcacactggagaaaggcctTACGAGTGTGAAGACTGTGGCAAGAACTTCATTTATCACTGCAACCTCGTCCAGCATCGGAAGGTCCACCCTGGGGCGAGCGCTGCTGGCCCCCTGCAGCAG GCCCACCCTTGCTGGAAGCACCGCTCGAGCTTCACTAAGGCCGCGATGGCGTCTGCCTAG
- the LOC115296857 gene encoding zinc finger and SCAN domain-containing protein 23-like isoform X1 — protein sequence MATTSVLRAPEMQEGHPAVKVEEEEGACASGQESGPPRDHPHTRELFRRRFRHFCYQETPGPREALHQLRELCRQWLSPETRTKEQILELLVLEQFLTILPAELQAWVREQHPESGEQAVAALEDLERELDEPGEQVEEGGPEVPACACEREASVQEEAGRGAAQPSSSGRLPTEEEPRQCRSRQGCSLREIGDETGAWKVQSAPKRELSKEKKCLVEASEKLNGDTLQMAGCADECERPRAGSSAERPYGCAECGKSFTQNAILIEHQRTHTGERPYGCAACGRAFSQRSGLFQHQRLHTGEKRYQCAVCGKAFSQNAGLFHHLRIHTGERPFQCSQCRKSFSRRSVLIKHQRIHTGERPYECEDCGKNFIYHCNLVQHRKVHPGASAAGPLQQVRQRLQPSGRGRGGLSLCP from the exons ATGGCCACAACCTCGGTCCTTCGGGCTCCAGAAATGCAGGAAGGACATCCGGCAGTAaaggtggaagaggaagagggggccTGTGCCTCTGGGCAGGAGTCTGGCCCGCCGAGAGACCACCCTCACACCAGAGAGCTCTTTCGTAGACGCTTCAGGCACTTCTGCTACCAGGAGACCCCCGGGCCCCGCGAGGCGCTGCACCAGCTCCGGGAGCTGTGCCGCCAGTGGCTGAGCCCGGAAACACGCACCAAGGAGCAGATCCTAGAGCTGCTGGTGCTGGAGCAGTTCCTGACCATCCTGCCCGCGGAGCTCCAGGCCTGGGTGCGGGAGCAGCACCCGGAGAGCGGGGAGCAGGCGGTGGCCGCGCTGGAGGACCTGGAGAGGGAGCTGGACGAGCCGGGAGAGCAGGTGGAAGAGGGGGGACCAGAG GTCCCAGCCTGTGCCTGTGAACGGGAAGCGTCAGTGCAGGAGGAGGCAGGCCGGGGAGCAGCCCAGCCCTCGTCCAGCGGCCGCCTCCCAACCGAGGAGGAGCCGCGTCAGTGCCGTTCGAGGCAGGGGTGCTCGCTGCGGGAGATCG GGGATGAGACTGGGGCGTGGAAGGTGCAGTCAGCCCCGAAGAGGGAGCtctctaaagaaaagaaatgtctggTGGAAGCTTCTGAGAAACTGAACGGCGATACCCTTCAGATGGCTGGGTGTGCAGACGAGTGTGAGAGGCCGCGGGCCGGCTCCTCGGCGGAGAGACCCTACGGCTGTGCCGAGTGTGGGAAGAGCTTCACCCAGAACGCCATCCTGATCGAGCACCAGAGGACCCACACTGGGGAGAGGCCCTACGGCTGTGCCGCGTGCGGGCGGGCCTTCAGCCAGCGCTCGGGCCTGTTCCAGCACCAGAGGCTCCACACTGGCGAGAAGCGCTACCAGTGCGCCGTCTGTGGCAAAGCGTTCAGCCAGAACGCGGGGCTCTTCCACCACCTCCGGATCCACACGGGGGAGAGGCCCTTCCAGTGCAGCCAGTGCAGGAAGAGCTTCAGCCGGCGCTCTGTCCTCATCAAGCATCAGcgaattcacactggagaaaggcctTACGAGTGTGAAGACTGTGGCAAGAACTTCATTTATCACTGCAACCTCGTCCAGCATCGGAAGGTCCACCCTGGGGCGAGCGCTGCTGGCCCCCTGCAGCAGGTAAGGCAGCGGCTCCAGCCctccgggagggggaggggcgggctcTCGCTGTGTCCCTGA
- the LOC115296857 gene encoding zinc finger and SCAN domain-containing protein 23-like isoform X6 produces MATTSVLRAPEMQEGHPAVKVEEEEGACASGQESGPPRDHPHTRELFRRRFRHFCYQETPGPREALHQLRELCRQWLSPETRTKEQILELLVLEQFLTILPAELQAWVREQHPESGEQAVAALEDLERELDEPGEQVEEGGPEVPACACEREASVQEEAGRGAAQPSSSGRLPTEEEPRQCRSRQGCSLREIGDETGAWKVQSAPKRELSKEKKCLVEASEKLNGDTLQMAGCADECERPRAGSSAERPYGCAECGKSFTQNAILIEHQRTHTGERPYGCAACGRAFSQRSGLFQHQRLHTGEKRYQCAVCGKAFSQNAGLFHHLRIHTGERPFQCSQCRKSFSRRSVLIKHQRIHTGERPYECEDCGKNFIYHCNLVQHRKVHPGASAAGPLQQP; encoded by the exons ATGGCCACAACCTCGGTCCTTCGGGCTCCAGAAATGCAGGAAGGACATCCGGCAGTAaaggtggaagaggaagagggggccTGTGCCTCTGGGCAGGAGTCTGGCCCGCCGAGAGACCACCCTCACACCAGAGAGCTCTTTCGTAGACGCTTCAGGCACTTCTGCTACCAGGAGACCCCCGGGCCCCGCGAGGCGCTGCACCAGCTCCGGGAGCTGTGCCGCCAGTGGCTGAGCCCGGAAACACGCACCAAGGAGCAGATCCTAGAGCTGCTGGTGCTGGAGCAGTTCCTGACCATCCTGCCCGCGGAGCTCCAGGCCTGGGTGCGGGAGCAGCACCCGGAGAGCGGGGAGCAGGCGGTGGCCGCGCTGGAGGACCTGGAGAGGGAGCTGGACGAGCCGGGAGAGCAGGTGGAAGAGGGGGGACCAGAG GTCCCAGCCTGTGCCTGTGAACGGGAAGCGTCAGTGCAGGAGGAGGCAGGCCGGGGAGCAGCCCAGCCCTCGTCCAGCGGCCGCCTCCCAACCGAGGAGGAGCCGCGTCAGTGCCGTTCGAGGCAGGGGTGCTCGCTGCGGGAGATCG GGGATGAGACTGGGGCGTGGAAGGTGCAGTCAGCCCCGAAGAGGGAGCtctctaaagaaaagaaatgtctggTGGAAGCTTCTGAGAAACTGAACGGCGATACCCTTCAGATGGCTGGGTGTGCAGACGAGTGTGAGAGGCCGCGGGCCGGCTCCTCGGCGGAGAGACCCTACGGCTGTGCCGAGTGTGGGAAGAGCTTCACCCAGAACGCCATCCTGATCGAGCACCAGAGGACCCACACTGGGGAGAGGCCCTACGGCTGTGCCGCGTGCGGGCGGGCCTTCAGCCAGCGCTCGGGCCTGTTCCAGCACCAGAGGCTCCACACTGGCGAGAAGCGCTACCAGTGCGCCGTCTGTGGCAAAGCGTTCAGCCAGAACGCGGGGCTCTTCCACCACCTCCGGATCCACACGGGGGAGAGGCCCTTCCAGTGCAGCCAGTGCAGGAAGAGCTTCAGCCGGCGCTCTGTCCTCATCAAGCATCAGcgaattcacactggagaaaggcctTACGAGTGTGAAGACTGTGGCAAGAACTTCATTTATCACTGCAACCTCGTCCAGCATCGGAAGGTCCACCCTGGGGCGAGCGCTGCTGGCCCCCTGCAGCAG CCATGA